The following DNA comes from Synechococcus sp. CC9616.
CTGCCTTGACAGCGCTTCACGAACATGATTTATGATAATTACTTAAAGCGTTCTACTTTAAAGTTCACCCTCCTTATTTTATTGATAGCATGAAATTAGTTTGTTTTCCATGTGAAATTCAGCACCGAGAATTTGACTCCAAGTTATTGTTAGCAATGCGTATCGTCTCCAAAACTAAAGGAGATTGTGCTGTATTAATTGGTTATGATAAATACTTTTCATCAATTCTAAAAAATACTAAAAGCGTATTTTTGCTAGATAAAAGCATGAGTACTATAATGTATAATGCTAGAATAAAGCCCTGCAAACTTAATGACGGCATTGTTTTTATTAATGATGAAGAAGGTGTTAATGATCTTGATGAAACCCCTGAGGCTTTGGATATTAGGCTTGATCCAAATTCAATTAGTTATATTGACAAGTATTTGGCCTGGGGAGAGGATGATGCAAACTTTTTTGCTAGCAGAAAATCAGGGTTATCTTCAAAAATAGTCATCACAGGGAGTCATAGGTACGATCTCCTAAATCATATTGGAAGACAAATATATCAGGAAGATATAGCTGCCATAAAATCCTTATTCGGTTCATTCATATTGTTTAATGACAATCTGATGGTCGATCAATATGATAAAACCTATGTTCCACCAACTAATCAATTTGCTGCTGATGCTAAATCACAAGCTAGAGCTGAACGAGAATGGGATAATATTGTTAGCGAGCATGTACAGAGACGCACAAAAGTCCGGGATTTTCTTCTTAAATTGTCTAAAAATAATTTTAACGTTGTAGTAAGACCACACCCAGTTCACGACCCAATTTACTGGCATGAAAATTTTCGTTTAAATTCTAGAATACATACTTTATATCAAGGACCTGTAGAACCTTGGATCCATTCAGCAGATGCTGTTATAACAACTGGTTGTACTACTGGTTTACAAGCTGCTTTGGCTAACAAGCCAAGTTTTGAGCTACCTGTGACGGCAAAATCAAAGGCCTTTAGTTCTAAAGTTCTACCTAAATGTCATACAATTACAGATTTCAAAAATCTCACCTCAGCAAATCTCTCTGATCATTTTTCTAGCCGCCAATCTGAAATTAAGAAAAGATGGTTTACTTCTGAGTCTTCCACAAAACAAATGTCTGAATTAATTATCACTCACCTCCACTCTTTAAAGTCGCACGGCTCCTTGAATTGGCTTAATAATATTTCACGTCTTCAACCTTTACCTCCTAAGTGGAGAAACATAACTACTGATCTTGTCCTCAGAAGAGCTACATCGATCAATAAAATACTTGGCACTGAGGACAAAGTTAAAATATCAAAAGTAAATAACAGTCTATATCTTGTCCATCGAAAATAGTCTTAATAAGATTTACTCCATCCTGTGTCTTCCTTCCAAGACCATACTCGTGGATCGCGAAAATGGTCTGCAATCCGATCAAAATCCCGTTCACTCATTCCAACATAATTAAGCCACCTCGCTAAATCCTTTGGTTTAATATGATCCATTTTTTCTACAAGTTTGATGCCTTCTGTTCTGCTCAAAATTCCTGCACGAATATCCTTTGACGCGTGATCTGTGCATCGACCATAGCCGAATTTAATAAATTTTAGATAGTCATGAATACCATTTTCGTGCATATCATCTAAATTAGATCCTTTTCTGTAAGTCCTCTCAAAAGGAGTATCACTTACCTCGAAACCATATTTCTCTACTACTAATTCCAAATGAGTATTCGACTCCCATGGTATGTAGTGACCCAGAAATATTTGTCTTAGACCAATATTGCTTATGTCTTTGTCACTTGGATATTTCCAAGGTGTCATATCCTTATCGGTGATTCCATCGATTCCTACGAAGAAATTCCAATCAAAACCTCTTCCATCATGTTCAGTGCGTTCTCTATAGTTCATTTCTGGAAAGTCACTCATAGAAAACTGCCCACATAAATCAGCGTAACCATGCTCACCCCAGAATATTAAGGGGATTTTTTGTTGCACCGCAATTCGAGGAGCTGTCGTGTAGATGCCGACGTGTGAATGCCAATTCATATCTCCCATGACTATGAAAGCTATTTTGTTCAGTTTCTTCAATGTTTTGACTGATGGACTAATAACTAAATGATCACAATCAAAAGCATTTCTCATATTCCATAAGTTTTTCCAGCCAATATCTGTATAATTATTTCCATTGTATGTTACAAGAAGAGGATTTAATCCCATTACCTCTTTTATATAGTGGGTTTGATAATACGAATCTTTTCCTCCGCTAACAGATACAATACAATCATAGCTTTTCGATAAATTTTTTGAATTAATTATTTTGGATAAATACTCCTTTAGCTGATCATACCTTTTGTTTGTTTGTGAAAGTTTTACTTTCGATATTTTGCACCCCATGCACTCACCATCTTCAGCAAATTGCATAGGAGCTGCGCTAATAGATGTGTATAAGCATGATGTACATTGGCGAATTTTTGTCAGCTTAGAACCATCATATTTGTCTTTATGAAATGTGGAGTTTTCACGCGCTTTTTCCATTAATAAATTTTTTTCTGTCTGTGAATATTCTGGTTCTCGTTTAATGAAGGGAGAATCAATTGATGGATATCTAACGTTTTTACAGCCACTTTCTACCAACTCTTTCTTAATATTAAAGTACGAAAGTTCGGTGAAATAAAATACATTAGAAGCTGCTACTGCTGAAACATTCTTGCTGTTCAATCCATGCATAAAATGCGAATTTGTTGTGGCCCCGCTATTAATGATAATTGGAATATTGATTACCATTTTTTCGATTACTTCTATTATATGTTTATCATATCCAAGGGTTGAACCGTCATTATTTATAGAGCTGATGATTAGTTCACCTACTCCCAATTCTGTTGCGTATTCGATTGCCCTATCAAGAGTAAAGCCTGTATTTATCTTTCCTTTCGCTTTCCACACTGAACTCCCTGTAGAATCATGTCTAATATCAATTGATCCTGTAATTGCCTGTTTTCCATATCTTAAAGACGATTTTCTGATTAAGTCCGGGTTATCAAACAGAGAGCTATTAATTACCACTTTGTCTGCACCAGCTTGAAATAGTTCATCAATTTGCGATGAGCTCCGAATTCCACCACCAATTGTTAACGGACAGTGGCAAAACTTTGCCGCTTTTTCTACAAGTTCAATAAATGAACCTTTTCCAATATTGTGATATTTGTCTTCTCGTCTAGAATCCATTATGTCTGTATCACTTATATTGTTAAGAATGATCTCATCTGCATTCCAGTCTGAGAGTCTTTTGATGGTTGGTATTGGATCGCCAATCGCTTGAAAATATTTGAAGAGTTGACTTCTTACAAGAAGTCCCTCTTTTACCAAAATAATGGGTATGAGTCTTTTGAGTGTCATTTACATACCTCCAAAGAAGTTTTTAATCAAGCTTAAACCTTGATATTGTGATTTTTCAGGATGGAACTGTACTCCCAATAGAGAATTCTTTTCAATTGCTGCTGTGACTTCTGAATCTCCATGTTTATAGCATGCCACCCGATTATTAATGTCCCAGCATTTTACATAGTAAGAGTGTAGGTAGTAGAAGTCACCATTTAGTAGCTCTAGGTTTTTATTTCCAACCGCGCAGCTTTGGTACGTAGAATTCCAACCAATTGATGGTACAGGAGCCTTACTATTATCTAAGAATTTTACACTCGCATCAAAGTATCCAAGGCCTGTCTCATTTTTTGAGCTTTCCTCACTTTGTTTGCATAAAAGTTGCATACCTAAGCATATACCTAAACCCGGAACGTCGCTCTTTACCAGTTTCTCTATTACACGATCAAGCTTTTTCCCCCTGATATTTTTCATCCCTTCGTCAAATGTACCTACTCCAGGCAATATAAAGCCGCATTGATTTTGGCTCTGTTTGAAATTATCTTCATGATCAACAGGCATTGCATCAAAATTTAAGAAGTTCAATGCATTTACGAGTGAACCAATATTTCCTACACCGTGGTCAATGATCAAAATCTTACTTGTTCTTTTTTTCATCAGTGTTAAAGTCTATAATCAGATTATTTTATTTTATTGAATGTTCCGAAAAATAATTGTCTTAGGTGCCAGAGGCATGGCTGGCCAGGCATTCTATAAATACTTCAAGGAGCGCGATCTTGATGTATTGGGCGTATCGCGTAATGGTCCTGATCTTAATCTTAATCTTGTCACTGAATACGATTTCTTAGAGGATATTTTTTGTTCTTTTAAGCCATGTATTGTTGTTAACTGTGTAGCCCTAGTATCATTACAAGCTTGTGAAGATAACCCAATTCTTTCCTACCAAGTTAATTCTTTGTTGCCTTCTAAGTTGGCTTCTTCATCTAGGCGTCATAATTTTTTGTTCCTTCATATCTCTACAGATCACTATTATTTGTTGGATGATGTCCCCTCTCTTCACTCCGAAATTGATCCTATTATTCTAATAAATAGTTATGCCAAGTCAAAGTATCTTGGCGAGTTATATGCTTCCTTGTGCGACAGAAGTTTAATTATCAGGACAAATATTACTGGTTTCCGCAATTCTGTTCATCGTCCGACATTTATTGAATGGATGATTGATTCGCTTCAAACTTCCGCTTCGATTCAGCTTTTTACAGATTTTTACACATCTACTATTGATGTATCCACGTTCTGTTGCTTTGTTTATTCGTTGGCTCAGATAGGTTGTTCTGGTTTATTTAATATTGCATCTTCACGGTCAATATCAAAATTCAAATTTGCTTCCTTACTGGCAAAAGAAATGAAGGTAGACTTGTCCGGTGCTTCTGAAGCCAGTGTTCAAGGACTACATCCTGCGAGAGCCTCAGATCTTGGATTAGATTGTTGCAAAGCAGAAGCAATACTCGGTTTAGTTATGCCATCGCCAGAGGAAGTCGTATGTTCTCTTTGGCGTCAATACGACCTATTATAAATAATGTGTTATAGTCATGATTCTTTTATTGCTTAATTGTTCTATGCATATTGGTACCTCTGAAATATCCTACAATGCTCCTAGTTATTTTATTGCAGATATTGCGGCAAATCATGACGGTAGTCTATCTCGCGCAATTGATCTGATAAATCTCTGTGCTGAGGCAGGTGCTAATGCTGCTAAATTTCAAAACTTTTTTGCTGATAGTATTGTTTCCAAATTGGGTTTTAGTAAGCTGAAAGATCTTGATTCTCATCAGTCTTCTTGGGAATCTAGTGTTTATGAAACATATGATCGTGCGTCGATTTCTTTGGATTGGTCAAGCCATTTAAAGAAGGCTTGTGATAGTGCTGGTATTGATTATTTGACTGCGCCTTACGATTTATCTATCTTAGATTTTTTAGATTCATATGTATGTGCCTGGAAAGTCGGATCCGGAGATATCACCTGGTTAGAAATGATTGAAAATCTTGCAATACGTGGCAAGCCTTTGTTATTAGCAACAGGGGCTTCATCTTTTGACGAGGTTAAAATCGCCTTTGATTGCGCAAAAAGATTAACCTCTGAAATTGTTCTTATGCAATGCAATACTAACTACACAGGGTCATTATCCAACTTGCGACATGTAAATTTATCTGTGCTTAAGACATATGCTAGATATTTCCCTGAAGCAATTCTTGGTCTTTCAGACCATACACCAGGTCACTCAAGCGTCTTAGGCGCAATTACTTTGGGGGCTCGAGTCATAGAAAAGCACTTCACGGATGACACATCACGTCCAGGTCCTGATCATCCCTTTTCTATGGATTCCACATCATGGACTGAGATGGTCGTAAGGTCACGAGAGCTTGAGGCCGCCCTAGGCGATGGCGTGAAACGTGTTGAGGCGAATGAGATTGAGACAAACATCCTTCAGAGACGCTCCTTACGGGCTGCATGTGATATCCCAGCCAAGACGGTTCTTGATAGCTCGCTTGTTTCCGCACTTCGCCCTTGTCCTCCTGACGGTTTACCACCCTCTCACCTTCAACGCATTGTTGGAAAAACCACTATTGATGCAATAGCAAAAGGGGATCTAGTTCTTTTGGGTAACCTTTATGCCTGATGCGAGCTATCGTTATACCTGCTTTTAACGAAGAAGCAACGCTAGACGAAATCTTACTTTCTGTATATGATTTTTGTGATCTTGTTGTGGTTGTCAACGATTGCAGCACAGATGCGACTTTAGAAATTTGTAGTCGTTATGATTATGTTCAGACAATTACCAATAGCATCAATCGCGGATATGAATATAGTGTGTTAAAAGGATTGTACCATTCTTTAAAATTAAATGCATCGTCAATTTTAACTATTGATGCGGATGGTCAACATCCAATTCATGAGATCCCGAAACTTTTTGATTTTATCGAAAACCATGGTTATTCAATTTCAATAGGTTCTCGCTCGAAGTTACCTAGGATATCTGAATACATCTTCTCAATTTATAGTTACATCTTTTTCGGTGTATGGGATATAACTTCTGGCTTTAAATGCTATAGGTCAAGTGTAATTAGCAATAATGTGTTTCCAGACTACCCCTCTGTAGGCACATATTTTACAATCAAATGTTTACTTGATGGCTTCAGAGTTAAATCATCTTATATTATTACTCACGATAGAATCGAAGGAGTTTCAAGATTTGGCTTGAGTATTACTGCTGAATTTAAAATTCTAGTAGCTTTTTTTAATGCAATTATCCTTCATCTTCAAAGGTTTTTACTAATACTTCGTCTTCGATAATTAAGACATCAATTTCTGTTTTAAGAAATACATCGTAAGCATCCTTTGAGTTGCTTACTATTGGTTCTCCATGTAGATTAAAAGATGTATTTAGCAGACCATAACAACCTGTTCTTAGTCCAAATGCTTCTATAAGATCATAGTATTGTACATTTGTTTTTCGATCTACTATTTGGGGTCTGCAAGTTTCATCATATGGATGAATCGCTGCTTCTAGCAGTTTTTTGCCAGCTTTTGTAGTCTCACAGCACATTGTCATATATCTGTAGCTATTAATATCGGTGTCTAGATTAAAGTACTCTTCAGCATATTCTTCAATAACCGAACAAGCAAACGGCATCCAAAAATCACGATTTTTAATCTTTTCATTGATAATCTTTTTTATTTTGTTGCTTCTGGGATCTGCCAAGATCGATCTGTTTCCTAGAGCTCTTGCACCAAATTCTTCTCTACCAGAGCATCTTGCTACGATTAATCCATTGCATAACATTGATGCTACATCATCTTGATTATATCTTATTTTTCGAATTGTAATTTCTCGATCTTTGTTCCAGATTAGTTGACTACTTAATGTTTTATCTTCTTGTGTTACTGCGTTTTGGCCCAAATACGGCGTGAATGTTGTCATACTATCAATATGCTTTTTTTCTTTGAATAGATAAGATAATACACAGCCCATTGATTGTGATGAATCATCTGGAGATGGTGGTACAAATAAGTTTTTAACACTAGTTTTTTTTGCTATTAACATATTATTCTTGACGTTCATGCATACACCCCCAGCCATAACCAAATTGTTAATTTTCAAATTTTCAGTAAGGTTGCTTATCCACTTTCCAACTAGATACTCTGTATATCTCTGAATAGCACCACTTATTGAATCAAATCGCTCACCATCTAGCATTTCTTTAATAGCAAAATATAAATCTTTTGGTTTATTTTTAAAGACAAAATTAAATTTCTCTACATCTTGTAAATCTTTGAATTTATTTACTATATGCTCAGAGTATTCCTCTTTGCAGTATGGTGCCATACCCATGACTTTGTATTCATGTTCGTTCGGTTTTAAACCAAGAATAAGAGTGACATATCTGTATAGTCTACCAATAATAAAGCTATCACCAGAGCATATTTTTTCTATTTTTAATTTTCCTTCCTCTCTCTTGTAAACATATGCTGTATAATTAAGATTATCACCAAAAGCATCTAATGTACAAACTATACAGTCATCCGCATGATAAATTTTCGGAGCCATAAAGTAAGCATAGTTTGCATGGCTCCTAGAGTGATCCATGAACACTATGTCATCAACACTAATTCCTAGATGATGAGATACAACGTCCTTTCTAATATTTGCAAATCTGAGTACCTGTTTAGAAGATACGTGGCCTGAGTCACCGTGCATTTCATTAATTATTTCGTTCCAGAATTTTTTACCTGGAAACTGCTCTACATCTAATTTATCCCTAAAAACTTCTAATTGACTGATCTCTGCTTTTTCGTACAGGCGAGGCTTCCATACCTCTCTTTGTTCTCTTATATAGTCTTGAATTGTGAATTTTGTATAGTGTCTAGTCAAAATATACCCTGGACTCCACATTGTCGATACAAATACTACTTTGTCAATATCTTTCCTCTTTAAGTTATTCTTTTTTAGTAAAAAATTAATTGCTTGAATCGGATATCGCTCATCATTTTTGACTCTTGATAACCTTTCTTCGGATAATGTCCCAATTAGTTTTCCCTCTATCCAAAGACTTACAGTAGAATTTTGTTCCCAGTTAATGCCTACTACTTTCATTGATTCAACTTATTTTCAAAATTTTAGCACGCCACTTGTGTTCTCTGCTTAGTTTAATCTCTCAAATCCGGAGTGGCACAATGGGCCGTCAATCAACTTCAAAAGGTCATCATTACTTTTGCAGTTTGAAAGCATTTGGATTACTTTTTTGAATTCTTCTAAATATTTTTTTATTATATCAGAGCTGTGACTTGTCGATGCGTAGAAATTTGTCCCTGATAAATAACCTGCTTTTAGCATTTCTTGAGTTATTAATGTTTTACATGCTATTGAGTCTCTGTTCTTGACCACAAAGCCTGCCAATGATGCGATGCCAGTAATACTATATTCTATGTCATTTTCTGTGAATATTTCTTTCCAGCTTTCTTTTACCTTATTTCCAAGCTGTGTAATATATTCCCAGCTTTTTTCCCGTTCCATTATTTCCAGTGTTTTGAGAGCTGCTGTAGGCCCAATCCGTTCAGTCCAGAAAGTGCTACTAATAAAGGTATTTTGCGCTTCATCCATATATTCTTCTTTCCCTATTACTGCTGTGATTGCGTAACCATTCCCTAGTGCTTTCCCAAATATACAAATATCTGGCGTGACCTTATATTTTTTATGCAGTCCCCCAAAGGTTTCTCTAAATCCAGATGTGCATTCATCAAATATAAGTACAACTCCTTTCTCGGTGCATAGTTTTCTTACATTATCTAAGTAACCTGATGTTGGCTCAGTATTTCTTTCTACTTCCATTTTCACTACACCTATTTCACGATTTTCAAGTATTAGTTTTAACGCCTCCAAGTCATTGTAATTAAATGGATAAACTGTGTCTTGAAGAGCTTTTGGTACCCCTTTTGGTTTAAGACCTGTTAGCAGGTGTTCATCAAGTCCCTCACCGTTTCTCAGATTTGTGGCTAAATACCAGTCGTGCCATCCATGGTATCCGCATATTGCCACTCCATCTTTCCCAGTTGCCGCTCTAGCGATTCGAATCGCGATAGCATTGGCCTCACCACCTGTTCGTGCAAAACGTACTCTGTTTGCCCATGGGTGTATCTTGACTAACTTCTCAGCTAGATAAACTTCTTCTGGGCAATTAAGTGTCGACATATTGCTTCTCCCAATTACTTCTTTCACTGCTTCGTCTATTTCTTCTCTTGCATATCCTAGAGTGTTAGTGCCTATTCCCATCATTGACATATCTATGAATACTCGACCATCCAAATCTTTTACTCTGCATCCATATGCGCTGTCGTAATACGTTGGCCAGTTGTTTGGTAAAAATATTTCTGCTCTTTTCGAGAGTAACATATTACCGCCCGGAATAACTTTTTTGGCCCTTCCCCATAGTTTCTCTCCCGTTGACTTTTTCATGCCTTCGTTACGTTTGTGCATCAAATTACTATCAAAAATATTAGGATTAAGTTCTTTCAACTTCAGAACCTCTTTCCATCCTGCCCCGATGCTGTCGTTCAGGTGTTGATCAATTCTTCTTAATAAGTCTATGTCCTCTTTCTCATCTACTGTCCATCTTAGATAAGAATAATCCTCCGCATTTTTTATACAGTGTCTTTTGACTTGGTCAGTATTTTTCATCCAAGGTGTCACATGCTCTCTTTCTTCGTTGCTATTTGCCTTTTCATATGCACTTTGTAGTACTTCCATTGAAAAGACCTCTATATCCAATCCGTCAGGATATGTTGGAGGGTTGCAGTTACTTATGTAATCAACTTTCTTATTCCTGAAGGTTCTTATTGCATCATCTATTAGGTTTGGATCAGCTAATGGACAGTCTCCTGTAATTCTTACAATTATATCTCCTACGTATAATTTGGCTGCATGATAAAATCTACTAAGCACATCTATTTCCTCTCCCCTATAGCATTTAATACCATTTTGCACAGCCAACTTGCAGAGCTCATCGTCGCTAGTTTTTTTTGTTGTCGCCAGTATTATTTCGTGTGTTTCTTCGGAACGTTTGAGTCTGCTTATTAATAGCTCTAATAAACTAATCTTCCCTACTTTCATCATGACTTTGCCCGGCAAGCGTGTTGAATTGTATCTTGCTTGTATAACTATGATTGTTTTCATTATTCGATTACTGAATTTTTCCTTATTATAGAGGTTTTGACCCAGTTGTTACGTTCGTCAGTATATTTGCCTGTCGATATATCTCTTACACTAGAGTCCATAATTGTATAGTGTGTGTGCCATAAAAACATTTCTTCCGGCTTTGTTTTGTAGCTCTTTATACCCCCTTTATGATGATATTTGTTGCTCATGTCAGCCTTTGACCAAAAGTCGTGGATGATTATCCAACTTTTATTTTTTGTGACTCTATTTCCTTCCGCACTTATTGAAAACAATTCTTCTCTATCACATAAGTACAAGCAGAATCCGTAGATCAGTATATCAATACTGTTAGTTTTAACTGGTAGGCTTTCTGCACTTCCTTTTCGTATATTTATTCCATGTGTCTTACCTGTTTCTATTGCTGCTGTACTAGGCTCTATACCTAGATATTCCCAATCATAATTCTCCCTTAGAGCTTTTAGTCTTCTCCCATCACTACAACCTATTTCTAGTAAACTAACCCTGTTATCAAGATGTTCTGCAATTTCTTTTATATATTTACATATGGGATCATATTTTAAAAATTGGTTCTTATCATAGTTCTTATTTCTTTTATACCATTCGTCCCCTTCGGTGTTCATAAAGACTTCTCTTTGTTTGTCCGCCATTTCCTTGGATCAATATCTTCTATTTTAGCCCAATTCCATCCTAAATAGTCTGATGTGCTGCACTCTTTAATTCTTCTTTTTTCTATTTGCAATATTTGGATTAAATGTTCCGCGCTCTCTACACCAATTGTTATAGCTTCTAAGCTTTCAATACTACTTACAAAATTTATACATTCTTCCAGCTGTGTCAGATTTTTTTCTTTTAGGGATGCTTTCCATCTTTGATGGTGCTTTATCATCTCCTTACTTAGCTTATACCCTGTTAGATTCTTACTAAGTAGTATTCCCTGCATAAAAATACTTCTTGCGAATATTTTTACCCCATTATCTTTCAGCCACTTTATCCCACCATTTCTAATTATTCTCTGATCAAATACCGATATAGGTAGTTGAACAATGTCAATATTTTTAATCTTTACTTCGCTGATCTCATTTTTTTCATATATCGATATTCCTATGTTGTCTATTTGCCCATCTTCTTTTTTTTCTTTCATCCAATTTAATAGACATTCGCCTTCGTTTGTTCCTAATATACTTGGAGTGTGAACAAGAAGCCCTTCTAATTTGCAAACTCTGAGTTTTTTAAAGCTTCCCTGTAATGCTCTTTCAGCTTTCGTTGTCGAGAATATGCCATTTTGAGTTACATCCTCTATGGCGATTTTCGTGATTATTTTAAATTTTGAATTATTTTTTATACACT
Coding sequences within:
- a CDS encoding surface carbohydrate biosynthesis protein, whose amino-acid sequence is MKLVCFPCEIQHREFDSKLLLAMRIVSKTKGDCAVLIGYDKYFSSILKNTKSVFLLDKSMSTIMYNARIKPCKLNDGIVFINDEEGVNDLDETPEALDIRLDPNSISYIDKYLAWGEDDANFFASRKSGLSSKIVITGSHRYDLLNHIGRQIYQEDIAAIKSLFGSFILFNDNLMVDQYDKTYVPPTNQFAADAKSQARAEREWDNIVSEHVQRRTKVRDFLLKLSKNNFNVVVRPHPVHDPIYWHENFRLNSRIHTLYQGPVEPWIHSADAVITTGCTTGLQAALANKPSFELPVTAKSKAFSSKVLPKCHTITDFKNLTSANLSDHFSSRQSEIKKRWFTSESSTKQMSELIITHLHSLKSHGSLNWLNNISRLQPLPPKWRNITTDLVLRRATSINKILGTEDKVKISKVNNSLYLVHRK
- a CDS encoding N-acetyl sugar amidotransferase — protein: MTLKRLIPIILVKEGLLVRSQLFKYFQAIGDPIPTIKRLSDWNADEIILNNISDTDIMDSRREDKYHNIGKGSFIELVEKAAKFCHCPLTIGGGIRSSSQIDELFQAGADKVVINSSLFDNPDLIRKSSLRYGKQAITGSIDIRHDSTGSSVWKAKGKINTGFTLDRAIEYATELGVGELIISSINNDGSTLGYDKHIIEVIEKMVINIPIIINSGATTNSHFMHGLNSKNVSAVAASNVFYFTELSYFNIKKELVESGCKNVRYPSIDSPFIKREPEYSQTEKNLLMEKARENSTFHKDKYDGSKLTKIRQCTSCLYTSISAAPMQFAEDGECMGCKISKVKLSQTNKRYDQLKEYLSKIINSKNLSKSYDCIVSVSGGKDSYYQTHYIKEVMGLNPLLVTYNGNNYTDIGWKNLWNMRNAFDCDHLVISPSVKTLKKLNKIAFIVMGDMNWHSHVGIYTTAPRIAVQQKIPLIFWGEHGYADLCGQFSMSDFPEMNYRERTEHDGRGFDWNFFVGIDGITDKDMTPWKYPSDKDISNIGLRQIFLGHYIPWESNTHLELVVEKYGFEVSDTPFERTYRKGSNLDDMHENGIHDYLKFIKFGYGRCTDHASKDIRAGILSRTEGIKLVEKMDHIKPKDLARWLNYVGMSERDFDRIADHFRDPRVWSWKEDTGWSKSY
- the hisH gene encoding imidazole glycerol phosphate synthase subunit HisH, with amino-acid sequence MKKRTSKILIIDHGVGNIGSLVNALNFLNFDAMPVDHEDNFKQSQNQCGFILPGVGTFDEGMKNIRGKKLDRVIEKLVKSDVPGLGICLGMQLLCKQSEESSKNETGLGYFDASVKFLDNSKAPVPSIGWNSTYQSCAVGNKNLELLNGDFYYLHSYYVKCWDINNRVACYKHGDSEVTAAIEKNSLLGVQFHPEKSQYQGLSLIKNFFGGM
- a CDS encoding SDR family oxidoreductase; amino-acid sequence: MFRKIIVLGARGMAGQAFYKYFKERDLDVLGVSRNGPDLNLNLVTEYDFLEDIFCSFKPCIVVNCVALVSLQACEDNPILSYQVNSLLPSKLASSSRRHNFLFLHISTDHYYLLDDVPSLHSEIDPIILINSYAKSKYLGELYASLCDRSLIIRTNITGFRNSVHRPTFIEWMIDSLQTSASIQLFTDFYTSTIDVSTFCCFVYSLAQIGCSGLFNIASSRSISKFKFASLLAKEMKVDLSGASEASVQGLHPARASDLGLDCCKAEAILGLVMPSPEEVVCSLWRQYDLL
- a CDS encoding N-acetylneuraminate synthase family protein, with amino-acid sequence MHIGTSEISYNAPSYFIADIAANHDGSLSRAIDLINLCAEAGANAAKFQNFFADSIVSKLGFSKLKDLDSHQSSWESSVYETYDRASISLDWSSHLKKACDSAGIDYLTAPYDLSILDFLDSYVCAWKVGSGDITWLEMIENLAIRGKPLLLATGASSFDEVKIAFDCAKRLTSEIVLMQCNTNYTGSLSNLRHVNLSVLKTYARYFPEAILGLSDHTPGHSSVLGAITLGARVIEKHFTDDTSRPGPDHPFSMDSTSWTEMVVRSRELEAALGDGVKRVEANEIETNILQRRSLRAACDIPAKTVLDSSLVSALRPCPPDGLPPSHLQRIVGKTTIDAIAKGDLVLLGNLYA
- a CDS encoding glycosyltransferase family 2 protein, which gives rise to MRAIVIPAFNEEATLDEILLSVYDFCDLVVVVNDCSTDATLEICSRYDYVQTITNSINRGYEYSVLKGLYHSLKLNASSILTIDADGQHPIHEIPKLFDFIENHGYSISIGSRSKLPRISEYIFSIYSYIFFGVWDITSGFKCYRSSVISNNVFPDYPSVGTYFTIKCLLDGFRVKSSYIITHDRIEGVSRFGLSITAEFKILVAFFNAIILHLQRFLLILRLR
- a CDS encoding carbamoyltransferase C-terminal domain-containing protein; the protein is MKVVGINWEQNSTVSLWIEGKLIGTLSEERLSRVKNDERYPIQAINFLLKKNNLKRKDIDKVVFVSTMWSPGYILTRHYTKFTIQDYIREQREVWKPRLYEKAEISQLEVFRDKLDVEQFPGKKFWNEIINEMHGDSGHVSSKQVLRFANIRKDVVSHHLGISVDDIVFMDHSRSHANYAYFMAPKIYHADDCIVCTLDAFGDNLNYTAYVYKREEGKLKIEKICSGDSFIIGRLYRYVTLILGLKPNEHEYKVMGMAPYCKEEYSEHIVNKFKDLQDVEKFNFVFKNKPKDLYFAIKEMLDGERFDSISGAIQRYTEYLVGKWISNLTENLKINNLVMAGGVCMNVKNNMLIAKKTSVKNLFVPPSPDDSSQSMGCVLSYLFKEKKHIDSMTTFTPYLGQNAVTQEDKTLSSQLIWNKDREITIRKIRYNQDDVASMLCNGLIVARCSGREEFGARALGNRSILADPRSNKIKKIINEKIKNRDFWMPFACSVIEEYAEEYFNLDTDINSYRYMTMCCETTKAGKKLLEAAIHPYDETCRPQIVDRKTNVQYYDLIEAFGLRTGCYGLLNTSFNLHGEPIVSNSKDAYDVFLKTEIDVLIIEDEVLVKTFEDEG
- a CDS encoding aminotransferase class III-fold pyridoxal phosphate-dependent enzyme; translated protein: MKTIIVIQARYNSTRLPGKVMMKVGKISLLELLISRLKRSEETHEIILATTKKTSDDELCKLAVQNGIKCYRGEEIDVLSRFYHAAKLYVGDIIVRITGDCPLADPNLIDDAIRTFRNKKVDYISNCNPPTYPDGLDIEVFSMEVLQSAYEKANSNEEREHVTPWMKNTDQVKRHCIKNAEDYSYLRWTVDEKEDIDLLRRIDQHLNDSIGAGWKEVLKLKELNPNIFDSNLMHKRNEGMKKSTGEKLWGRAKKVIPGGNMLLSKRAEIFLPNNWPTYYDSAYGCRVKDLDGRVFIDMSMMGIGTNTLGYAREEIDEAVKEVIGRSNMSTLNCPEEVYLAEKLVKIHPWANRVRFARTGGEANAIAIRIARAATGKDGVAICGYHGWHDWYLATNLRNGEGLDEHLLTGLKPKGVPKALQDTVYPFNYNDLEALKLILENREIGVVKMEVERNTEPTSGYLDNVRKLCTEKGVVLIFDECTSGFRETFGGLHKKYKVTPDICIFGKALGNGYAITAVIGKEEYMDEAQNTFISSTFWTERIGPTAALKTLEIMEREKSWEYITQLGNKVKESWKEIFTENDIEYSITGIASLAGFVVKNRDSIACKTLITQEMLKAGYLSGTNFYASTSHSSDIIKKYLEEFKKVIQMLSNCKSNDDLLKLIDGPLCHSGFERLN